Proteins encoded together in one Camelina sativa cultivar DH55 chromosome 9, Cs, whole genome shotgun sequence window:
- the LOC104715995 gene encoding cyclin-A2-4-like yields the protein MGKENAVSGNTIRLHGRPVTRALASALRASSKLITSSEVAATSHNQGRVLRVKSKRTDLDEKKANAPKKRAVLKDITNVTCENSYTSCFNVAVDNIKQIKKGRASSSKVASSSATSQVTDEKVEVVANSAGGSLSDCTGTSLGTNEASYSFIAQPSSRLPPRPLGTVERSCVGASSSVASIPKFVDIDLDGKDPLLCSLYALDIYYNLRVAELKRRPFPDFMERTQRDVTQTMRGILVDWLVEVSEEYTLVPDTLYLTVYLIDWFLHGNYVERQRLQLLGITCMLIASKYEEICAPRIEELCFITNNTYTRDQVLEMESQVLKHFSFQIYTPTSKTFLRRFLRAAQASYPSPSLEMEYLANYLTE from the exons ATGGGAAAGGAGAATGCTGTTTCTGGCAACACCATACGGCTCCATGGTCGCCCTGTAACTCGTGCTCTTGCCTCTGCTCTGCGTGCTTCTTCTAAGCTGATTACATCTTCAGAAGTGGCTGCTACATCACATAACCAGGGACGGGTTCTGAGAGTAAAGTCTAAAAGAACAGACTTGGATGAGAAGAAAGCCAATGCACCTAAGAAGCGAGCTGTTCTCAAGGACATTACTAATGTTACCTGCGAGAATTCTTACACAAGTTGCTTCAATGTTGCG GTGGACAATATCAAGCAGATAAAGAAGGGACGAGCGAGTTCTTCCAAGGTGGCATCTTCTTCGGCTACTTCACAAGTTACAGATGAAAAGGTAGAAGTTGTGGCAAATTCAGCAGGAGGAAGCTTGTCGGATTGTACAGGCACGAGCTTGGGTACAAACGAAGCATCTTATAGCTTTATCGCACAGCCGAGTTCAAGATTGCCTCCAAGACCCCTTGGGACAG TTGAAAGAAGTTGTGTTGGAGCAAGTTCCAGTGTGGCAAGTATCCCAAAATTCGTTGACATTGATTTAGATGGCAAGGATCCTCTACTCTGTAGCCTATATGCACTTGATATATACTACAACCTGCGTGTTGCTGAG CTTAAACGCAGACCATTTCCTGATTTTATGGAAAGGACTCAAAGAGATGTGACTCAGACAATGCGGGGAATTCTGGTTGATTGGCTTGTAGAG GTATCAGAGGAATACACACTTGTACCTGACACTCTCTACCTAACAGTGTATCTCATAGACTGGTTTCTCCATGGAAACTACGTGGAAAGACAGAGACTTCAATTGCTTGGCATCACCTGTATGCTCATTGCTTC AAAATATGAGGAAATATGTGCGCCACGGATTGAGGAGTTATGCTTCATCACGAATAACACTTACACAAGAGATCAGGTGCTGGAAATGGAGAGCCAAGTACTCAAGCATTTTAGCTTTCAAATTTACACTCCCACTTCAAAGACATTCCTCAG GAGATTTCTTCGAGCAGCTCAAGCTTCTTATCCG AGCCCAAGTCTGGAAATGGAATATCTGGCGAATTACCTAACGGAA